The Acidimicrobiales bacterium genome contains the following window.
CCACGGTGCCGCCGGGCGTCCACCGGGTGCTGCGCCAGATCCCGCCGGCGGCGCTGGCCGCCCTCGTGCTGCCCGCTCTGCTCCGCCCGGAGGGCACCCTCGACCTCGTCCAGCCCCGACTCCTCGCCGGAGCCGTCGCCGCCGCGGTGGCCTGGCGGTTCCGAAGCGTCGCCCTCACGCTGGTGGTGGGCATGGCGGTGCTGCTGTCCGTCGAGGCCCTCTGAACCTAGATCACCTTCAGCTCTGGGTGCCGCCGCTTGGTCGGGGCGAGGTCCTCGTCGATCTGCTTGGCGATGGCGGCGAAGGCCATGGCGACCTCACCGTCGGGGTCGGCCACGGTGATGGGCCGGCCGACGTCGCCGCCCTCGCGCAGCTCGCGCACGAGGGGCACCTGGCCGAGGAGCGGCACACCGAGGCGGTCGGCCAGCACCTGACCACCGCCGGCCCCGAAGAGCTCGTAGCGGGTGCCGTCGTCACCGGTGAACCAGCTCATGTTCTCGATGACACCCTGCACCGGGATCTTGAGCTGGTCGCTCTGGAACATGAGCCCGGCTCGCTGCGCCACCCGCTGGGCGGCCGACTGCGGCGTGGTGACGATGTAGGCCTCCGACCGCGGGAGGAACTGGGCGATGGAGAGGGAGATGTCGCCGGTGCCGGGCGGCATGTCGACGACGAGGAAGTCGGGGGCACCCCAGTAGAAGTCGGTGAGGAACTGCTCGAGGGCCTTGTGGAGCATGGGGCCGCGCCACACCACCGGCTGGTCGTCGCGCACGAAGAACCCGATCGAGGCGACCGTGATGCCGTTGGCCGTGGGCGGGATGATCATGGTGTTGTCGACCAGGGTGGGCGGCCGGTCGACACCGAGCATCGGCGGGATCGAGAACCCCCACACGTCGGCGTCGACGACCGCCACCCGCTTGCCGCGCTGGGACAGCGCGACGGCGAGGTTGACGGTGACCGACGACTTGCCCACGCCGCCCTTGCCCGAGGCGACGAGCAGGACGCGGGTCCGGTTGCCGGGGTCCTGGAAGGGCACCGCCCGGCCCTGGGCGTGGCCGTGGGCGGGCCCGCTTCCGGCGGTGGCGGCGGGGTCGCCGTGGAGGCGCAGGCGGAGATCGGCGCGCTCGTCGTCGCTCATGGCCACCAGGTCGACGGCCACGTCGCGCACCCCCTCGACCGCTCCCACGGCCTCGCCGGTGCGGGCGATCAGCTCGTCGGGCTGGGCGTAGTCGTCGACGATGACGGCGAGGGTCACCGCCACCCTCGACCCGTCGACCGACACCCGCCTGACCATGCCGAGATCGGCGACGCTCTGGTGCAGCTCGGGGTCGGTGACACCCCCGACGGCATCGAGGATCTGGGCTTCGGTGACGGCCATGCGAGCGTCGCTCTCCTTGGTTGCGGGGATTTCACCTACGCGCATAGGTAGAATACCGGCCGTGCCGAGTGACCCCCTCGCCGTGGAGCCCGCCCCCAGGGTGCCCTTCTCCGCCGACGACTTCACCTCGGCCGTCACCGCCATCACCTCGGCGTTCGGCGACCCCACCCGCCGCCAGATCTACCTCTTCGCCCACGAGCGGACCGAGGGCGTGACCGCCTCCGAGGTGGCCGAGCACTTCGACCTCCACGCCAACGTCGCCCGTCACCACCTCGACAAGCTCGCCGGCGGCGGCTACCTCGAGGTTCGGGTGGGGCGCGGCAGCGGCGGCGCCGGCCGGCCGTCCAAGCGCTTCGCCGTCGCCGAGACCGACGTGGCCCTCGACTTCCCCGTCAAGCGCGACGACCTGGTCCTGTCGCTCCTGAGCCGGGCACTCGAGCTGCTCCCCCAGGAGGTCGCCGAGGCAATGGCCGAGGACGTCGGCGTCAGCTACGGCAAGGCCCTGGCCGCGTCGCTCCAGCCCGGTGGCGCCCAGCGCTCGTTCCGCGCCGCCCTCCACGCCGTGGCCGACGCCCTCACCGCCCACGGCTTCGCCGCCCACACCGAGGAAGGGGGCGACGGCGTGCAGATCGTCTCCGACCACTGTCCCTTCGGCGGGGCGGCGGTGGTCTCGCCGGTGGTGTGCGCGGTCGACCGCGGGATGGTCAAGGGCATGCTCGGGGCCCTCTACGGCGAGACCGACCCCGAGACGTCCATGTCGAGGGCCCTCGGCGACGACACCTGCATCACCGCGGTCCACGGCTGAGCGTGGCCGGCCGGGCCTACCTCGACCACGCCTCGACGTCGCCCACCCGGCCGCGGGCGGTCGAGGCGATGCTCCCCTGGTTCGCGGCCGCCGCCGACCCGGGACGGATCCACAGCGAGGGCCACGCGGCGCGGGTGGCGGTCGAGGTCGCCCGCGAGCAGGTCGCCGCGCTCCTCGGCGCCCGGTCGCGCGAGGTGATCTTCACCAGCGGCGCCACCGAGTCGATCGTGACCGCCACCTGGATGGCCACCGAGCGGGGCGACCACGTGGTGGTGCCGGCGGTGGAGCACTCCGCCGTCCGTGAGGCCTCGGCCCGCCACCGCGTGACCGAAGTGGGCGTCGACCGCCTCGGTCGGGTCGACCCCGACGCGGTCCTCGCCGCGATCGAGGCCGGCACCGCCCTCGTGCACCTGCAATGGGGCAACCATGAGGTCGGCACCCTCCAGCCGGTGGCCGAGGTCGTCGCTGCTTGCCGACAGCGGGGCGTGCTCATCCACGTCGACGCCGCGTCGGCCGCCGGCCACGTCCCGATCGACTTCGTCGGCCTCGACGCCGACCTGCTCTCCGTGTCGGCCCACAAGCTCGGCGGCCCGCCCGGGGTGGGCGCCCTCCTCGTGCGCCGAGGCCTGCGGCTGCGGCCCCTCCTCGTCGGCGGCGACCAGGAACGTGCCCGCCGCGCCGGCTACGAGAACGTCCCCGGTGTGGCCGGCTTCGGCGCGGCGGCGGCGGTTCTCGCCGAGGGGGCGCTCGACCACGAAGCCGCGGACGCCCGCCGCCGCATCGCCCGGGTGACCGACGCAGCAGCCTCGGGCGCGCTCGGACCGGGCGTCGACGTCCTCGGTGACCCCGACCCGGGCGGCCGGCTCCCCCACCTGGTCTGCCTGGCGGTGGCGGGGGTCGAGGCGGAGCCCGTCCTGTTGGGGCTCGACCAGGCGGGTGTCGCCGTGCACTCCGGGTCCTCATGCTCCTCAGAGTCGCTGGAACCCTCACCGGTGCTCGAGGCCATGGGCGTCGACGCCTCGCGCTCGCTGCGCGCCTCGGTGGGGTGGTCCACCACCGACGACGAGGTCGAGGCCTTCTGCGCAGCGCTGCCGGGCGTGGTCGACCGGCTGCTGGCGCTGGGCCGCCCCGCCGGCTGACCCCGCCCCAGCGCTCACCCGACGCCTTCTGGCACCAGAAGCGCGCTGATAAGCAGCGCGATCCTGGTGCCAGAACCGTCCGGTGCACCTCCTGACCAAGGTCAGAGCCCGGGCAGGTCCTCGCCGATGGCCTCGTAGAGCTGCGCCAGCTGTCGGCGGAGGGTGGCGACCTCCCGCTCGAGGCGCTCGATGCGATCGGGGTCGACCGACGAGCGGGACGACCCGCTGGCTGCGGGCGCAGCCGATGCCGCCTCCACCACGACCGCATCGGGACCGCTGAGGAGGTGGGCCCAGCGAGCCTCCTTCTGCCCGGGCTGGCGAGGGAGGTGCACGGCGAGGGGCTGGTCGCGGCCGGCGAGGCGCTCGAGCACCTCCTCCACCTCGGCGAGGCTGGCGAAGGCGTGCAGCCGCTCGGCACGGGTCCGCAGCTCGCCGGGCGCCTGCGGGCCGCGCAGCGCCAGCACGGCCAAGAGGGCGAGCTCGTCGGGGGCCAGGTCGAGCGCCTCGTCGAGCACGTGACGGTAGCGGGTGGTGCGGGCACCGGCACCGGGGTGCACGAAGCGGAGCACCTTACGGGCCTTGAGCGAGTCGAGCGCGTCCATCACGGTGCGCTCGTCGTACGCCACCACCGGGAAGCGGCTCGTGCTCTGGTTGCACGCCGACCGAAGGGCGTTGAGGGTGAGGGGATAGCTCTCGGGCACCGTCGCCTGCTTCTCGACCAGGCTCATGACGACCCGGAGCTCGGCGTCGCCGAGTGGCAGGATCGGCGGCGGCGGTGCCTCGTCGGTCACGACCCCGATTGACGACAGGTGCTGCGCCGCTCCAGGCGGCGTAGGCCGAGGGCCGCGCCGGCGGCGGCCAGCCCTGCGAGGACGGGCAGCACCGCGCCCGTGGCCGGGATCTGCGACCGCGGCGGTGCCCCGTCGCTGGGGGCCGCCGTGGGGGTGGCCGCGTCGGCGGCCAGGGCCTCCGGCGGGTCCCAGACGCCGTTGGTGAGGCGGACCGCGTAGAACCCGCTGTTGCCGTCGGAGTACCAGATCTCCCTTCGCTCCGGCGCGAAGGAGGGGCTGGCCATGGCGTAGGCGCCCTCGCTGACGGGCGCGGCGCTCGCGTTGATGGGCCCGTTGAAGTAGGCGATCTCGCGCGGCTGGGCCGGGTCGCGGATGTCGAACACGCGCAGCCCCGACAGGATGAAGGTGCAGGCGACGATCCCAGGATCGACCCGGGACGGCACGTCGCAGTAGTGGCCGGTGTAGTTCTGGAGCGAGCCGGTGCCTGGGTCGTCGGCCTGCTCGCCGCGGTGGGCCTCGGCCTGGTTGACCTCGAGGCGGATGTCGGAGACGATCACCGGCGCCGTCTCGTCGGCGATGTCGATGATGCGCGCCGCGCCGACGCGCTCCTCGCTGCCCCGGAACTCGTCCATCTCGACCAGGTACGGGTGGCCGTCGATGGTCACCGGGACGTTGATCTGAGGGGTGCTCACCAGCGCCCAGGTGCTCCTGGAGAGGACCTCGACCGTGGGGTTCGGCTCCCTCGACTGGATCTCGCTCACGTCGAGGACCAGGAGGCCCTTCGGGCTGTTGGACGACTCGTTGCCGTTGGCCGCCATGTACAGGCGGTTGCCGTCGTCGCTGAGGTTGATCCCGTGGGAGTTGAAGTCGTAGATGCCGAGGGGCAGCGGGACCGTGGGGTCGCTGACGTCGATGGCCGTGACCGTCCGGCCGGACAGCGACGAGATGTAGAGCGTGTTGCCGTCGGGAGCGAAGCCGCTCTCGTGGCCGAGGACACCCACCGCAGCACTGGCCTTCAGCGTCGGCTGGCGGCAGTCCTCGGTGAGGTCGTAGATGTCGACGATGCCCGGGTAGTAGATCGGGTTGGCGGTCACGGCGGCCAGGAGGCCCCGCTCCTGGTTGAGGACCAGCGACTCGTGCGGCGACTGCATGGCCGGGCTCACGAGCGTCGTCGTCTTCACCGGTTCGGACGGGTCGGACATGTCGAGCACGGCGACGCCGGTCAGGTCGCCGCCCGACAGGTTGATCACGTTGGCAGGGAAGAGGAGCGTCGTGTCGTAGTAGGCGCACTCGTTGCCCGAGGTGTCGACGTAGCGCTCCACCTTGTAGCCGCCGGTCTGGCCCACGTGTGAGACGAGCTCGGCGTTGCACCAGTAGCCCTCCGCCGCCCGACCGCTCTCGACCTCGCTGCGCGGGACCCGTCCCTGGGCGCCCGTCTCGGGGTGGGAGCCGGGACCGCACTCGGCACGAGGCGTGGGCTGGGCGTCGAGGCCGGCCGTGCCGTCGATCGTCTGAACGGGCACTTCGAGGCCGGTGATGCGACCGCTCGGGTTGACCTCGGCCTCGGTCACGGTGCTCGCCGCGCGGGCGGCGGCGTCGCCGTGGGCGCCCACCGGCGGGGCCACCGCGAGGGCGGCGGCCGCGGTGACCACCATCGTGACCACGAGCAGCGCCCGCGGGGTCCGCTGTCCGTTTCGTGGTCCCATGGTCTTCCCTGCGCTCGTCCCGACTCCGCTGCCAACCTACCGACTCCCTCGGGTGCGACCTCCATCGCCGCCGGCTTGCCCGGCGCACCGGGGCGCCGGTGCACCGGCGCGCCGACCGTCGCTACCGTGCCGCCATGACCGTGACCGACGCACCCTGGCCGGGCGATACCTGCTCGCTCGTCGACGCCTTCCGCAGTGGCGAGCGCAGCCCTGCCGAGGAGCTCGAGGCCACCCTCGCCGCCATCGACGCCTCCGAGCTGAACGCCTGGTCGTTCCGGGACGACGAGGTGGCACGCCGGACGGCCGCCGAGGCCGACGTGTCGCTGCCCTTCGGCGGTGTGCCCATGGGCATCAAGGAGCTCGACCATGTCGCCGGGTGGCCCTTCACCAACGCCTCGGTCCCCCTCGCTGACCAGGTCTCGGCCTACGACGCCACCAAGGTCAGCCGCCTCCGGGATGCCGGCGCCGTGCTCGTCGGCATGACGACGGCCAGCGAGTTCGGGGGCGTGAACCTCACCCGCACCGTGCTCAACGGCATCACCCGCAACCCCTGGCAGCCCGATCGCACACCCGGAGGCTCCTCGGGTGGCACCGCCTCGGCGGTGGCCGGCGGCCACGTCACCATCGGCACCGCCGGCGACGGTGGTGGCTCGATTCGGATCCCTGCCGGCTTCACCGGCATGGTCGGGCTCAAGGTCACCTACGGCCGCATCCCGAAGGGTCCCCACTCCGAGATCGGCTCACTCACCGCCGTGCCCGGCTGCATCAGCCGCTCGGTGCGCGACAGCGCCCGCTGGCTCGACGTCTCCAACGGCCACGACCGGCGCGACCCACTCAGCCTGCCGCGCGTCGAGGGATGGGAGGCCGGTCTCGGCTCGCACCTCGGCGACCTCCGCGGCGCGCGCGTGGCCGTGCTGCCCACCTTTGCCGACGCCACCGTGGCGCCCGACGTGGTGGGGATCGTCGACGAGCTCGGGGGCTGGCTCACCGACCACCTGGGCCTGACGCGCGTCGACGTCGACGTGCGCATCCCCTCCATGGGCACGGCCTGGGCCCTGGCCGGCCTGCTGGCCGAGTTCGCCGCCCTCGGAGACCGCTGGCCCGACTGCGAGGACCAGCTCACCCCCCAGATCCGCCACGGCCTGCGCTTCGCCCACGACCGCTACGGCATCGACGCCCGCATCCTGCTGGAGCAGCGCCGCACCGAGCTGTTCGAGGCCATGGCCGGCCTCTTCGACGACGTCGACCTGGTGGTCACCCCCACCAACCCCGACGTGGCCTTCGCCGCCGAGGGGCCGCTGCCCGACACCTTCGGCGGCATCAAGTCCGAACCCGGCAACAACGGGCGCCTCACCATCCCGGGCAACATCTACGGCAACCCCGGCATCTCCATCCCCGCCGGCACCGTCGGCGGCCTGCCGGTGGGCGTGCAGGTGATGGCGCCACACCACCAGGAAGCAGTCCTGCTCGACGTGGCCCTGGCCGTGGAGCGCGAGCGACCATGGCCCCTCGTCGCCCCCGGCTCGCCGTCGTAGCGGCCGCACCAGCTGGAGACAGGCGCCGGCGCCGCCCGGCGGGGAATCAGCGGCGGGCGCCCTCGGTTGCACCGGCCATGCCCGACGATGTGCTCCGCCAACTGATCGCCGATCACCACCGGGGCGTGCTGGTGACGCTCAAGCGCGATGGGCGACCGCAGCTGTCCAACATCATGTACGCCCTCGGCGATGACGGGATCGTGCGGATCTCGGTGACCGACGGCCGGGCCAAGACGGCGAACCTGCGGCGCGACCTGAGGGCGAGCCTGCACGTCACCAGCGACGACTTCTGGTCCTACGCCGTGGTGGAGGGCGACGCCGACCTGTCGGCGGTCGCCGCCGACCCGGGGGACGACACGGTCGAGGAGCTGGTGGCGCTGTACCGGTCGCTTCAGGGCGAGCACGACGACTGGGACGACTACCGCGCCGCCATGGTGCGCGACCGGCGCCTGGTGGTGCGCCTGCCGGTCGGGCACCTCTACGGGATGGCCCGCGGCTGACCCATGGCCCAGGACCCACGGGGTCGCGCCTAACCTGCCCCACCCCCCGGTCAGCCCGGCCGGGGCCGGTCGGCGCGCGCCAGGGGGCTCGGCAGTGCGGTTGTTCTGGGAGCTCACGCGGCGGTCGTTCCAGCGATGGTCGACCTATCGCGCCGCCATGCTCGGCGGCCTCGTGCCCAACGTGGCGTTCGGCTACATGCGGGCCTACATCCTCCTGGCGGTCGTCGCCCAGGCCGGGCCCATCGGCGGCTTCGACGAGGCCGGCGTTGTCACCTACAGCTTCTACAGCCAGGCGCTGATCGTCCCCATCGCCATCTTCGGCGGGGGCGGGCCCGACATGGGCCTGGCCGAGCGCATCAAGACCGGCGACGTCGCCATCGACCTCTACCGCCCCGTCGACTTCCAGCTCTACTGGCTCAGCCAGGACCTGGGCCGGGCCGCGTTCGGCTTCCTGTCGCGCGGCGTGGCCAGCTTCGCCGCCGGCTTCCTCGCCTTCTCACTGGTGGTGCCCTCAAGCCTCGGCGGGATCGCGGCGTCCGCCCTCGTGCTGGTGCTGGCGGTGGTCGTGAGCTTCACGTGGCGATTCATCATCTCCCTCACCACGTTCTGGCTGCTCGACGACCGGGGGATGCAGACCCTCGCCGGCGTCACCGCCATGTTCTTCTCGGGCTTCCTGATCCCCACCACGTTCTTCCCCGGGTGGCTCCAGGGCGTGGCCGCCGCGCTGCCGCTACGGGCGATGGTGCAGCTGCCGGTGGAGGTGTTCCTCGGCCTCCACGACGCCCGGGGGGTGGCGGGCGTGGTGGCCGTGCAAGTGACCTGGATCGTGGTGCTCGGCCTCGCCGGGCGGGCGCTGGCGAACCTGGCCCTGCGCAAGGTGGTGGTCCAGGGTGGCTGACGTGGTCGAGGCGACCGCGCGCAACGCGCGGCTGTGGCGGCGGCTCATCGGCGCCCGCATCCGCAGCGACCTCCAGTACCGGACGTCGCTGGTCATGCTGGCCACCGGCACCTTCCTGGTGACCACCATGGACTTCGCCATGATCGCCGTGATCTTCGGCAGGGTGCCGTCGTTGGCGGGCTGGTCCCTGGCCGAGGTGGCGTTCCTCTACGGCACCGCAGGGATCGCCTTCGGCATCGCCGACCTCTTCGTCGGCTCGGTCGACAAGGCCAGCGAGCGCATCCGCACCGGGAGCTTCGACATCATCTTGCTGCGGCCGGTGGGGACCCTCCTCCAGCTGGTCACCGATGAGTTCGCCCTTCGGCGCGCCAGCCGGCCCCTCCAACCGCTCGTGGTGCTCGTGATCGCCATGATGGCCCTCGACGTGGCATGGACCCCGTTGCGCCTGGCCATGATCGCCCTGATGATCGTGGGCGGCACCGTGATCTTCAGCGGCATCTGGGTCATCAGCGCGGCGGCCACGTTCTGGACCGTCGAGGGACGGGAGGCCGCCAACGCGGTGACCTATGGCGGTGGCTTCCTCACGCAGTACCCGCTGCCGGTCTACGGGGAGGTGGTGCGCTCGCTGGCGTTCGTGGTGCCGCTCGCCTTCGTCAACTACGTCCCCGCCCTCGCCGTGCTCGGCAAGGACGACACGCTCGGGATCCCCGGCCCCCTCCGCTACGCCGCACCCCTCGTCGCCGTCGCCCTGACCGTCGTGGCCACCGTCACCTGGCGCGTCGCCGTCCGCCACTACCGCAGCACCGGGAGCTGACCGTGGGCCTCATCACCCTCGACGAGGTCGAGAAGACGTTCGTGCTGCGCCGCCGGGCCGGTCGCCTGCGGCGCGAGCGGGTGACGGTCCACGCAGTCGACGGGATCACCCTCGACGTCGTCCGGGGCGAGATGGTCGGCTACATCGGCCCCAACGGCGCCGGCAAGTCGACCACGGTCAAGCTCCTGACCGGCATCCTCGTGCCGTCGGCGGGCACCGTCCGCGTCGCGGGCCTCGACCCGTCGCGCCGGCGCATCGAGCTCACCCGGCGCATCGGGGTGGTGTTCGGCCAGCGCACCCAGCTGTGGTGGGACCTGCCGCTGCGCGACTCCTTCGCCCTCCTGCGTCACATCTACGACGTGCCCGCCTCTCGCCACGCCGAGAACCTGGCGGCCTTCACCAAGCTGCTCGACATGGGTCCGTTCCTCGACACGCCCGTGCGCCAGCTCTCCCTCGGCCAGCGCATGCGCGGCGACCTCACCGCCGCCCTCCTGCACGACCCCGAGATCCTCTACCTCGACGAGCCCACCATCGGCCTCGACGTGGTCTCGAAGTCCCGTGTGCGCGACTTCCTGGCCGAGGTCAACGCGGAGCGAGGCGTCACCGTGCTGCTCACCACCCACGACCTGGCCGACGTGCAGCGGCTGTGCCGACGACTGGTGGTCATCGACCACGGTCGGGTCGCCTACGACGGCGAGGTGACCGAGCTGCTGCGAGCCCACGGTGCCCACCGCACCCTCGTGGTCGACCTCGAGACGTCGATGCCGCCGCTGCAGCTCGCCGACGCCGAGGTGGTCCGGGTCGAGGGCCCCCGCCAGTGGCTGCGCTTCGACCGCACCCGCACCACCGCCGCCGAGCTGGCCTCTGCGGTCGGCGCCCACGCCCGCCTCGTCGACCTCGCCGTCGAGGAACCCGACATCGAAGACGTCGTCCGTCGCCTCTACGGCGGGCGGTGACACAAGGCGCGCGTAGCGCCACGACCCCGCGGCATGCTGGTCGGATGGACGGTCCGATCGTCGACCCCACGGGCGTCGTCCGCGTCGATGCCGACGCCACCATCGAGCGCCTGGCGCTCGACGAGGGGTCGTGGGTCGACACCAGCCGCGGCTGGCTGCGCGGCGCCGACCACCTCTTCGACGTGCTCCTCGCCGAGGTGCCGTGGCGAACGAGCCGGCTCTTCCGATACGACCACATGGTCGAAGAGCGACGCCTCGGTTCGTCCTGGAAGCGCGGGCGGCCCCTCCCCCACCCTGCCCTGGCGGAGGTGACGCGGCTCCTCCAGCGTCGATACCGCGCCACCTTCGACGGCTTCGGGATCATCCAGTACCGCGACCACCGCGACGGCCAGGCCTTCCACCGCGACACCGACATGCGCTGGCTCGACGACACCGTCATCGCCGTGCTCAGCCTGGGGGCTCGCCGCCCGTGGCTCCTGCGGCCCCGAACCGCCCGCCACGACCACTCCGAGGGCCGGGGCGCCGTCCACGATCTGGCGCCGGGGCCCGGCGACCTGCTGGTGATGGGCGGTCGCTGCCAGGCCGACTGGGAGCACAGCGTCCCGTACCTGCGCGAACCGGTGGGCACTCGCATCTCCCTCCAGTGGCGGTTCACGACCCGGCGGGGCCGGCCCTTCGTGGGTGCCTCGTACCGAGCACCGCGCCACTACGGCCGGGGGTAGCAGGCGTTCGGATCCGGCCGGGGCCCGGGTACCGTCGGCGCCATGGCCCCCGGGACGACACCGACGAGCACCGGCGAGCTGGTCACCGACCTCGACCGGCTGCCGTTCGACAACCGCTTCACGTCGCTGCTCCCGGCCGACCCCGACACCTCCGGAAGCCGGCGCCAGGTCCACGGTGCCGCCTACAGCCGGGTCCAGCCCACGTCGGTCGCCGCGCCCCGCACCCTGGCCTGGTCACCCGAGGTCGCCGACCTCCTCGGCCTCGACCCCGAGCTGTGCCGGTCGCAGGACTTCGCCGAGGTCTTCGCCGGCAGCCGCATCCCAGCGGGCGCCGACCCCTTCGCCATGGTCTACGGCGGCCACCAGTTCGGCAGCTGGGCGGGCCAGCTCGGCGACGGGCGAGCCATCGCCCTCGGTGAGGTGGTCGACCGCGAGGGAGGCCACCAGATGCTGCAGCTGAAGGGTGCGGGGCCGACCCCGTACTCCCGCACCGCCGACGGGCGAGCCGTGCTGCGGTCGTCGATCCGCGAGTTCCTCTGCAGCGAGGCCATGCACCACCTCGGCATCGCCACGACCCGGGCGCTCTCCCTGGTGACCACCGGGGACCAGGTCGTCCGCGACGTCCTCTACGACGGCAACCCGGCGGCCGAGCCGGGCGCCGTGGTGTGTCGGGTGGCGCCATCGTTCACCCGGTTCGGCACCTTCCAGCTGCCCGCCTCGCGGGGCGACCTCGAGCTCCTCCGCCAGCTCGTCGAGGTCACGCTGCGGACCGACTTCGCCCACCTGGTCGACGACGCCGTGCCGCTCGCCGGGCAGGTAGCGGCCATGTTCGCCGAGGTCTGCGACCGGTCGGCCGAGCTGGTCGTCGACTGGATGCGGGTGGGGTTCGTCCACGGCGTGCTCAACACCGACAACATGTCGATCACCGGCCTCACCATCGACTACGGCCCCTACGGGTGGCTCGAGAGCTTCGACCCAGGGTGGACGCCCAACACCACCGATGCGGGCATGCGTCGCTACCGCTACGGCGCCCAGCCGCAGGTGGTGCAGTGGAACCTCTTGCAGCTGGCCAACGCCCTGGTCGCCCTCACCGACGACCCGGGCCCCTTCGAGGCCGCCCTGCACGACTACGGCGACACCTATCACCGGCGCTTCCGGGAGATGACGGCGGCGCGCCTCGGCTGGGGGGCGCCGCGCGACGGCGACGACGCCCTGACCGAGGCGCTCTTCGGCGTGCTCGTGCGCACCGAGGTCGACCAGGTGCGGTTCTTCCGCGACCTCGCCCGGGTGCCCGTCGACCCCGACGCCGGCGACGACGACCTCCTCGCGCCCCTCGACGGTTCCTGGTACCAGCCCGACGAGGTGGTGGGCGACGTGCGCGAGGCCATCGTCGGGTGGCTGCGGTCGTGGGGCGAGCGGGCGGCCGCTGGCGGTCTCGACGACGACAAACGCCGCCACCGCATGGACGCCCTCAACCCCCGCTTCGTGCTGCGCAACTACCTGGCCCAGGAGGCCATCGACCTGGCCGAGCAGGGCGATGCCTCGCTCGTCACCGAGCTGCTCGACGTGCTGCGCCGGCCCTACGACGAGCAGCCCGGACGGGAGCGCTTCGCCGACCGTCGGCCGGAGTGGGCCCGCGACCGCGTGGGCTGCTCCATGCTCTCCTGCAGCAGCTGACCGGTCGCACTGCCCGGCCAGACCACCCGGTGACGGGTTCCGGGCACTCGCGGCCTACGCTGCAGCACCGATGGCCCTCCACATCGTCCG
Protein-coding sequences here:
- a CDS encoding ATP-binding cassette domain-containing protein, whose product is MGLITLDEVEKTFVLRRRAGRLRRERVTVHAVDGITLDVVRGEMVGYIGPNGAGKSTTVKLLTGILVPSAGTVRVAGLDPSRRRIELTRRIGVVFGQRTQLWWDLPLRDSFALLRHIYDVPASRHAENLAAFTKLLDMGPFLDTPVRQLSLGQRMRGDLTAALLHDPEILYLDEPTIGLDVVSKSRVRDFLAEVNAERGVTVLLTTHDLADVQRLCRRLVVIDHGRVAYDGEVTELLRAHGAHRTLVVDLETSMPPLQLADAEVVRVEGPRQWLRFDRTRTTAAELASAVGAHARLVDLAVEEPDIEDVVRRLYGGR
- a CDS encoding alpha-ketoglutarate-dependent dioxygenase AlkB, coding for MDGPIVDPTGVVRVDADATIERLALDEGSWVDTSRGWLRGADHLFDVLLAEVPWRTSRLFRYDHMVEERRLGSSWKRGRPLPHPALAEVTRLLQRRYRATFDGFGIIQYRDHRDGQAFHRDTDMRWLDDTVIAVLSLGARRPWLLRPRTARHDHSEGRGAVHDLAPGPGDLLVMGGRCQADWEHSVPYLREPVGTRISLQWRFTTRRGRPFVGASYRAPRHYGRG
- a CDS encoding YdiU family protein; this translates as MAPGTTPTSTGELVTDLDRLPFDNRFTSLLPADPDTSGSRRQVHGAAYSRVQPTSVAAPRTLAWSPEVADLLGLDPELCRSQDFAEVFAGSRIPAGADPFAMVYGGHQFGSWAGQLGDGRAIALGEVVDREGGHQMLQLKGAGPTPYSRTADGRAVLRSSIREFLCSEAMHHLGIATTRALSLVTTGDQVVRDVLYDGNPAAEPGAVVCRVAPSFTRFGTFQLPASRGDLELLRQLVEVTLRTDFAHLVDDAVPLAGQVAAMFAEVCDRSAELVVDWMRVGFVHGVLNTDNMSITGLTIDYGPYGWLESFDPGWTPNTTDAGMRRYRYGAQPQVVQWNLLQLANALVALTDDPGPFEAALHDYGDTYHRRFREMTAARLGWGAPRDGDDALTEALFGVLVRTEVDQVRFFRDLARVPVDPDAGDDDLLAPLDGSWYQPDEVVGDVREAIVGWLRSWGERAAAGGLDDDKRRHRMDALNPRFVLRNYLAQEAIDLAEQGDASLVTELLDVLRRPYDEQPGRERFADRRPEWARDRVGCSMLSCSS